In Oreochromis niloticus isolate F11D_XX linkage group LG5, O_niloticus_UMD_NMBU, whole genome shotgun sequence, a single window of DNA contains:
- the LOC100701900 gene encoding LOW QUALITY PROTEIN: nuclear receptor coactivator 3 (The sequence of the model RefSeq protein was modified relative to this genomic sequence to represent the inferred CDS: inserted 1 base in 1 codon) codes for MSGVGDNSLEPLCSDRKRKLSTCDTPGLGCDKRRREQESKYIEELAELISANLSNIDSFNVKPDKCAILKETVRQIRQIKEQGKSSCSDDDVQKADVSSTGQGVIDKDHLGPLLLQALDGFLFVVNREGSIVFVSDNVTQYLQYKQEELINTSVYNIIHDEDREEFHKNLPKSNAPNGASWGGEAPRQKSHTFNCRMLVNYVHGQTHGLPEERAGGQRYETMQCFALTQPRAMMEEGDDLQSCMICVARRITAVERTERFSTRHELSGKLIEIEQQNSLHTTMRPGWEDLVRRCLQMFIHRSEGQPWSFKRHYQDAFHNGHAETPLYRFSLSDGTPVTAQTRSDLCRNPSTNEPHSFLSTHLLQREHNGYRGNRGGGMRPQTMGMNNPNQQMNMGPGGGMAMNRGYGMTEQGNVPQRGVPPYAGGNRMNPMNQMSPMHHSMHQINSMHQMNNMGHMNQMNSIHPINSPMNSMNQMGSMNQMGHHGMHQQQQQQHQHQQMAPFHGPGGGPAGAGYGMGMTSPPQASPGINCPPHNVMGSPRVRGSPFSPGGMNSPMSSTHAGNSGGGGGATTFSSNSLNALQAISEGVGNPMPSPLTSPPPHKPDSSPSINSTNQAAGGPCKPSLPAYSDSRSPGSSLGTGGEQQSQQHPHTPTSEGPPDKPDSQASREASLGAGESNRRVPDTKCHKKLLQLLTSPTDELVPSNHTASSGPSSTPESKDATAGVTSPSSSTGVSSSTNGNHAAVSSSGSTGNVNNQSLQEKHKILHKLLQNGNTPDEVARITAEATGKSSLDSGAPEPGPATSGVGRGSESKQEQHSPKKEKPNALLHYLLNKDDSKEVGEIKPKDLDGKGAQGPGVTSSDHHSIESKVKLEPADETLETILGVPRNNPGFFPDSDPRAGKETGNKQGNIPDSLHDAERASILPSSRVAYQRALSLDSKPMSGEGGMGGGLATRRNISSSTMVKQENMDVPIRGAVPNGYPAGMGGMGRGMGIPQRPPMAGPGEWGMARSSGSPVAGPGHPGMGRSGPLGGPLINRSISAPGNTRSMLQQQLMDMGTSDANVGMSPFSGHGPPPQSPSWPDSAMGMERPQNNINRDPFAHPLEELLGPLPNSEGPSDELVDQLDSLLKAADVSTLQEIDRALGIPEIVGQAQGPEGLQHSQDQSQGPCPPPSGPFPGPDTSLGMDQKPMYGQGYPGPPXMGMQPGYGGNAMPGQSPGTFSPMMNQMGQPGGFPGMAGMGGMGNPRANMPRPRMMTANKPLRLQLQQRLQGQQFMNQARQAVKMESTPGGNPVIRTGMQPGMGGQPAFLSAQVLAQRRELQLRRQRMMMMIQQQQQQQQQQGQGAAGTFSPPPNVTAPTGMDNPMGAPPMNQPGQQAFNYGGNYGMNQQGDPAFMTPGCSPPGNIMPGRMGGPPQNAMMPGMQGNPQGGHSYPSGDLKGWPQGGMPRNMSYPQQFPQQGNQGQFGPMMMNNSMGGPGPVSGAGAGQMAQMPGQMQGQMGMNSMGMGRMPMGPDQKYC; via the exons ATGAGTGGCGTCGGAGACAACTCGTTGGAGCCCCTCTGCTCCGACCGTAAGCGTAAACTGTCCACCTGTGACACTCCAGGCTTAGG GTGTGACAAGCGTCGGAGGGAACAGGAAAGCAAGTACATCGAGGAGCTGGCTGAGCTCATCTCTGCCAACCTCTCCAACATTGACAGCTTCAACGTCAAGCCTGACAAATGTGCCATCCTCAAGGAGACAGTGAGGCAGATCAGACAAATCAAGGAGCAAG GAAAGAGTTCTTGCAGTGATGACGATGTTCAGAAGGCGGATGTTTCCTCCACTGGTCAAGGGGTCATTGACAAGGACCATCTGGGGCCACTGCTCCTACAG GCCTTGGACGGCTTTCTCTTTGTAGTTAACCGGGAGGgcagcattgtatttgtatcgGACAATGTGACCCAGTACCTGCAGTACAAGCAGGAGGAGCTGATCAACACCAGCGTGTACAATATCATCCATGACGAGGACCGAGAGGAGTTTCACAAGAATCTCCCCAAGTCTAATG CACCCAATGGAGCATCGTGGGGTGGAGAGGCACCTCGTCAGAAGAGCCACACGTTCAACTGTCGCATGCTGGTCAACTATGTTCACGGTCAGACTCATGGACTGCCAGAAGAAAGAGCGGGAGGCCAACGCTATGAGACTATGCAGTGTTTTGCTCTCACTCAGCCCCGGGCCATGATGGAGGAGGGAGATG ATTTGCAGTCATGTATGATATGTGTGGCACGACGCATCACTGCAGTAGAGAGGACAGAGAGGTTTAGCACTCGTCATGAACTATCTG GTAAACTGATTGAAATTGAACAGCAGAACTCTCTTCACACGACCATGCGCCCAGGGTGGGAAGACCTGGTTAGACGCTGCTTGCAGATGTTCATCCATCGAAGTGAGGGACAGCCGTGGTCCTTCAAACGCCACTACCAAGATG CTTTCCATAATGGCCATGCGGAGACACCGCTTTACCGGTTCTCACTCTCAGATGGAACCCCTGTCACAGCTCAAACAAGAAGTGACCTCTGTAGGAATCCCAGCACAAATGAACCGCACTCTTTCCTCTCCACACACCTGCTGCAAAG ggAGCATAATGGTTATCGGGGGAACCGTGGTGGTGGCATGAGGCCTCAGACCATGGGTATGAACAACCCCAACCAACAGATGAACATGGGCCCAGGAGGTGGGATGGCCATGAACAGGGGCTATGGTATGACTGAGCAGGGCAACGTGCCACAAAGAGGAGTGCCGCCGTACGCTGGGGGCAACCGGATGAATCCGATGAATCAAATGAGTCCCATGCATCATTCTATGCATCAAATCAATTCCATGCATCAGATGAACAACATGGGTCATATGAATCAGATGAATTCCATACATCCAATAAATTCCCCCATGAACTCAATGAACCAAATGGGGTCCATGAATCAGATGGGCCATCATGGTATGcatcagcagcaacagcagcagcaccagcatcAGCAGATGGCCCCGTTCCATGGACCTGGAGGTGGACCTGCAGGTGCAGGGTATGGGATGGGAATGACGAGCCCTCCCCAAGCCAGTCCAGGGATAAATTGTCCTCCGCACAACGTCATGGGTTCACCCAGAGTCCGAGGTAGCCCCTTCTCTCCCGGAG GTATGAACTCTCCCATGAGCTCCACTCATGCTGGTAActcaggaggtggaggaggagctACCACCTTCTCCAGCAACTCATTGAATGCCCTTCAAGCCATTAGTGAGGGAGTGGGCAATCCAATGCCTTCCCCACtcacttctcctcctcctcacaagCCCGACAGCTCCCCAAGCATCAACTCTACCAATCAAGCAGCAGGGGGACCCTGTAAACCTTCCCTCCCAGCCTACTCGGACTCCAGGAGCCCAGGCAGCTCACTGGGGACTGGTGGAGAGCAGCAGTCTCAGCAGCACCCACACACCCCCACCAGTGAGGGCCCTCCTGACAAGCCAGACAGTCAGGCCAGCAGAGAGGCAAGTCTGGGTGCGGGAGAATCCAACAGACGGGTTCCCGACACAAAGTGCCACAAGAAGCTTTTGCAGCTCCTCACCTCTCCTACAGATGAGTTGGTTCCATCCAATCACACAGCAAGCTCCGGGCCCAGCTCCACACCTGAGAGTAAAGACGCAACAGCTGGTGTCACCAGTCCCTCATCCTCTACGGGAGTGTCATCCTCTACGAACGGCAATCATGCTGCTGTTTCCTCCTCTGGTAGCACAGGAAATGTAAATAACCAgtcactgcaggaaaaacacaagATTCTCCACAAGCTCCTGCAGAATGGGAATACTCCTGATGAAGTGGCTCGCATCACAGCTGAGGCCACAGGAAAGAGCAGCTTGGATTCTGGGGCACCAGAGCCAGGGCCTGCCACCAGTGGAGTGGGTAGGGGGTCAGAATCAAAGCAGGAGCAGCACAGCCCTAAGAAGGAGAAGCCCAATGCTCTCCTTCACTACCTCCTCAATAAGGACGACTCTAAAGAAGTGGGGGAGATAAAACCAAAGGATCTGGACGGGAAAGGTGCTCAGGGGCCAGGGGTCACCAGCTCTGATCACCATAGCATAGAAAGCAAGGTCAAGTTAGAGCCAGCTGATGAG ACCCTGGAGACCATTCTAGGTGTTCCCAGGAACAACCCCGGCTTCTTCCCGGACTCAGATCCCAGAGCTGGAAAGGAAACTGGAAACAAACAGGGAAATATTCCAGACAGTTTACACG ATGCAGAGAGAGCCTCCATTCTTCCAAGTTCGCGTGTTGCCTATCAAAGAGCCTTGTCCTTGGATTCTAAACCCATGAGCGGAGAGGGAGGAATGGGAGGCGGTCTGGCCACAAGAAGAAATATTTCCTCTTCCACAATGGTCAAACAAGAGAACATGGACGTTCCAATCCGAGGAGCTGTGCCTAATGGCTATCCTGCAGGCATGG GAGGCATGGGCAGAGGCATGGGTATTCCTCAGCGGCCTCCCATGGCAGGGCCAGGGGAATGGGGGATGGCGAGATCCAGCGGCAGCCCTGTAGCTGGACCAGGACACCCTGGCATGGGTCGCTCTGGTCCACTGGGAGGACCCTTAATAAACCGCTCCATCAGTGCACCGGGAAACACTAGATCtatgctgcagcagcagctcatgGATATGG GTACCAGTGATGCTAATGTAGGCATGAGCCCTTTTTCTGGACACGGTCCCCCACCTCAGTCGCCCTCCTGGCCAGACTCTGCCATGGGAATGGAGAGACCACAGAATAACATAAACAG GGACCCATTTGCACACCCCCTGGAAGAACTGTTGGGGCCTCTGCCCAATAGTGAAGGGCCAAGTGACGAACTTGTAGACCAGTTGGACTCTCTACTCAAGGCCGCTGATGTCAGTACTCTTCAGGAAATAGACCGAGCTCTAGGCATCCCTGAAATCGTAGGCCAG GCCCAGGGACCTGAGGGCCTTCAGCACAGCCAAGATCAAAGCCAGGGTCCATGCCCACCACCATCGGGGCCATTCCCAGGGCCTGATACCTCCTTAGGCATGGACCAAAAACCCATGTATGGCCAAGGCTACCCAGGCCCCC CGATGGGCATGCAGCCTGGATATGGTGGCAACGCAATGCCAGGCCAGTCTCCTGGAACCTTCAGCCCCATGATGAATCAGATGGGGCAGCCAGGGGGTTTCCCTGGCATGGCAGGCATGGGGGGTATGGGCAACCCCCGCGCAAACATGCCAAGACCTCGCATGATGACTGCCAACAAGCCTCTGAGACTTCAACTACAGCAGAGACTACAAGGACAACAG TTTATGAACCAGGCACGACAAGCTGTGAAGATGGAAAGTACCCCTGGAGGAAACCCTGTCATACGCACAGGCATGCAACCTGGCATGGGTGGTCAG CCTGCTTTCCTGAGTGCCCAGGTGTTAGCTCAGCGCAGAGAGTTGCAGTTAAGAAGGCAgcggatgatgatgatgattcagcagcagcagcagcagcaacagcagcagggtCAGGGGGCAGCAGGTACCTTCAGCCCTCCTCCTAATGTCACAGCACCAACAGGCATGGATAATCCAATGGGGGCCCCCCCCATGAACCAGCCTGGACAGCAGGCTTTCAACTATGGAGGCAACTACG GGATGAACCAGCAGGGGGACCCAGCCTTCATGACTCCAGGTTGCAGCCCACCAGGAAATATAATGCCAGGAAGAATGGGAGGTCCACCACAGAATGCAATGATGCCAGGAATGCAGGGAAATCCACAGGGAGGGCACTCATACCCATCTGGAGACTTGAAAGGATGGCCACAGGGTGGAATGCCACGTAACAT GTCCTATCCTCAACAGTTCCCCCAGCAGGGCAATCAGGGCCAGTTTGGACCCATGATGATGAACAACTCTATGGGGGGACCCGGGCCGGTCAGCGGGGCTGGTGCAGGACAGATGGCTCAAATGCCAGGACAGATGCAGGGTCAAATGGGAATGAACTCCATGGGGATGGGCCGAATGCCAATGGGACCTGACCAG AAGTATTGCTGA
- the id1 gene encoding DNA-binding protein inhibitor ID-1 has protein sequence MKVVGSTCALKSKGEDVVRCLSDQSLTISKCKIPLLDEQMSVFLQDMNSCYSKLKELVPTLPTNKKASKVEILQHVIDYIWDLQVELDEPEKSRQHTVSSVPRTPLTTLNAELASISVENGCSDDRIMCR, from the exons ATGAAGGTTGTCGGATCTACCTGTGCCCTGAAGAGCAAAGGCGAGGACGTGGTGCGCTGCCTGTCCGATCAGAGCCTGACCATCTCCAAGTGCAAGATCCCGCTGCTGGACGAGCAGATGAGCGTATTCCTCCAGGACATGAACAGCTGCTACAGCAAACTGAAGGAGCTCGTGCCCACTCTGCCCACAAACAAGAAGGCTAGCAAAGTGGAGATCTTGCAGCATGTCATTGACTACATCTGGGACCTGCAGGTCGAGCTGGACGAGCCGGAGAAGAGCCGCCAGCACACCGTCAGCAGCGTGCCCCGCACGCCGCTTACCACTCTGAACGCGGAGCTTGCAAGCATCTCAGTGGAG AACGGATGCTCAGATGACAGGATCATGTGTCGTTAA